In the genome of Pelobacter seleniigenes DSM 18267, one region contains:
- the phoU gene encoding phosphate signaling complex protein PhoU, whose product MAVLIQSDLENLKRRLLILSAEVEERVQQAVMALLNGDAELADKVKSGDGKIDNLEIELEEECLKVLALHQPVANDLRFIVSVLKINNDLERVADFAVNVAERAKDLSGANRIESPYEVKKMADMVKDMIRSSLDSLMSQDAELARKTIMMDDEVDTLHRDNFARVKQAILKDTTHLNALVYYLSISRYLERMADLATNIAEDVVYQIEGEIIRHGGLQ is encoded by the coding sequence ATGGCTGTATTGATTCAGTCGGATCTGGAAAATTTAAAACGGCGGTTATTGATTCTCAGCGCTGAAGTTGAAGAACGGGTTCAGCAGGCCGTTATGGCGTTACTCAACGGCGACGCTGAGCTCGCGGACAAGGTCAAAAGCGGCGATGGCAAGATTGACAATCTGGAAATCGAACTGGAGGAAGAGTGCTTGAAAGTGCTCGCCCTGCATCAACCGGTTGCCAACGATCTGCGCTTTATCGTTTCGGTGCTCAAGATCAATAACGATCTGGAGCGGGTGGCTGACTTCGCTGTCAATGTGGCAGAGCGGGCCAAGGACTTAAGCGGAGCCAACCGCATCGAGAGTCCCTATGAGGTCAAGAAAATGGCCGATATGGTCAAGGATATGATTCGCTCATCCCTTGACTCCCTGATGAGCCAGGATGCCGAGCTGGCCAGGAAGACCATCATGATGGATGATGAGGTCGATACCCTGCACCGGGACAACTTTGCCCGGGTCAAGCAGGCGATCCTCAAGGATACCACGCATCTGAATGCGCTGGTCTACTACCTGTCGATTTCCCGTTATCTGGAACGGATGGCGGATTTGGCAACCAATATTGCCGAGGATGTCGTCTACCAGATCGAAGGCGAGATCATCCGTCACGGCGGCCTTCAGTAG
- a CDS encoding DUF2062 domain-containing protein has protein sequence MTESEPTAGGTSWRRLRQVLAGQLRQGLSPQQLALALALGGTLGCMPLLWGTSLLGALLALRLRLNLALVQLINYLCYPLQILLFIPYLKGGRSLFGAARLPVDLEQVASLLKNDPLTLLSQFWIANLQGLVLWLATVPFWFGGIYLLVSRICQSGGRNDGQRCC, from the coding sequence GTGACCGAATCTGAACCCACGGCTGGCGGTACTTCCTGGCGGCGCCTGCGGCAGGTGCTGGCCGGGCAGCTTCGCCAGGGGCTGAGTCCGCAGCAGTTAGCGTTGGCGCTGGCTTTGGGTGGCACCCTGGGGTGTATGCCGCTACTCTGGGGGACCAGCTTGCTTGGTGCCCTGCTTGCCCTGCGTCTGCGCCTCAACCTGGCCCTGGTGCAGCTGATCAATTATCTCTGTTATCCACTGCAGATCCTGTTGTTTATTCCCTACCTGAAAGGGGGGCGCAGCCTGTTTGGCGCCGCCCGGCTGCCAGTCGACCTGGAGCAGGTTGCTAGCTTGCTCAAGAACGATCCGCTGACCCTGCTTAGCCAGTTCTGGATTGCCAATTTGCAGGGGCTGGTTCTCTGGCTGGCGACGGTGCCGTTCTGGTTTGGCGGCATCTATCTGCTGGTGAGCCGGATTTGCCAATCAGGCGGCCGGAACGATGGGCAGCGTTGCTGTTGA
- the pstB gene encoding phosphate ABC transporter ATP-binding protein PstB, with translation MKEVKIENPIVQVNNLRFFYPGNARALHGIDLSFPEKQVTALIGPSGCGKSTLLRCFNRMNDLIDGCRVEGEVLLDGENIYDRSTDIIELRRRVGMVFQKSNPFPKSIYENVIYGLRIAGESDKTLLDERVETSLKGAALWDEVKDRLNESALGLSGGQMQRLCIARAIAVNPRVILMDEPCSALDPKSTARVEELIGELREDFTIIIVTHNMQQAARVSDYTAFLFEGNLIEFGLTDQLFVKPRSKQTEDYITGRFG, from the coding sequence ATGAAAGAAGTGAAGATAGAAAACCCCATTGTCCAGGTCAATAACCTGCGCTTTTTCTACCCCGGAAACGCGCGGGCACTGCATGGCATTGATCTCAGCTTTCCGGAAAAGCAGGTGACTGCCCTGATCGGGCCGTCCGGCTGCGGAAAGAGTACCTTGCTGCGCTGCTTCAATCGTATGAACGATCTCATCGACGGCTGCCGGGTCGAAGGCGAGGTTCTGCTGGACGGGGAAAATATTTATGACCGCAGTACCGATATCATCGAACTGCGCCGTCGGGTGGGGATGGTTTTTCAGAAGTCGAACCCTTTCCCCAAATCGATTTACGAAAATGTCATCTACGGCTTGCGGATCGCCGGGGAATCGGACAAGACCCTGCTTGACGAGCGGGTCGAGACGTCCCTGAAAGGGGCCGCGCTTTGGGATGAAGTCAAGGACCGCCTGAATGAGAGTGCCCTCGGCCTGTCCGGCGGCCAGATGCAGCGCCTCTGTATAGCCCGGGCGATTGCCGTCAACCCGCGGGTTATTCTCATGGATGAACCCTGTAGTGCTCTTGACCCCAAATCGACCGCCCGAGTCGAAGAACTGATCGGCGAACTGCGCGAGGACTTCACCATCATCATCGTTACCCACAACATGCAGCAGGCCGCCCGGGTTTCCGATTACACCGCCTTCCTCTTTGAAGGCAATCTCATCGAATTCGGTTTGACCGATCAACTGTTCGTCAAACCACGCAGTAAGCAGACAGAGGATTACATTACCGGACGTTTCGGTTAA
- a CDS encoding trans-sulfuration enzyme family protein — translation MENGLCYHLHTRLAQLGNHSDPATGAISCAITPSATFRHPAVGQSTGFDYGRSGNPTRQVLEEGLADLENGARGLAFSSGMAALTTLLLHFQSGDELLLSQDLYGGTYRVVDGIFTQFGLKANYVDTTDTAAVSAAVTTQTRALLVESPGNPLLGVADLAALAELCQHRKLLFIVDNTFMTPLLQRPLELGADVVVHSATKFMGGHNDLSAGALVARTAELGERLYFLQNSTGAVLSPQDSWLLIRSLKTLPLRLERQCATAAELARWLEQQPQVMQVYYPGLPQHPGHQLIRRQATGFGAMVSFRVDSPVRARELLERIRLISFAESLGGVESLLTLPAVQTHADIPREERLRLGIDDCLLRLSVGIEEAEDLRHDLAQGLAG, via the coding sequence TTGGAAAACGGGCTTTGTTACCATCTTCATACCCGGCTGGCCCAGTTGGGTAATCACAGTGATCCGGCGACCGGGGCGATCAGCTGCGCCATCACTCCGAGTGCCACTTTCCGTCACCCCGCCGTTGGCCAATCGACCGGCTTTGATTACGGGCGGAGCGGCAATCCCACCCGGCAGGTTCTGGAAGAGGGGCTTGCTGATCTGGAAAATGGCGCTCGTGGCTTGGCATTTTCTTCCGGAATGGCCGCGCTGACCACCTTGTTATTGCATTTTCAAAGTGGTGATGAACTGCTGCTGTCGCAGGACCTCTACGGTGGAACCTACCGGGTGGTGGACGGCATCTTCACGCAGTTCGGGCTCAAGGCCAACTATGTTGATACCACCGACACGGCTGCGGTCAGCGCCGCCGTAACCACGCAAACCAGGGCGCTGCTGGTGGAATCACCGGGGAACCCACTGCTGGGGGTAGCGGATCTGGCGGCACTGGCCGAGCTGTGTCAACATCGCAAGCTGCTCTTCATCGTCGATAATACCTTCATGACGCCGCTGCTGCAGCGGCCCCTTGAGCTGGGGGCGGATGTCGTGGTCCATTCCGCGACCAAGTTCATGGGCGGGCACAACGATCTGTCCGCCGGAGCGCTTGTCGCCCGCACTGCGGAGTTGGGTGAGCGGTTGTATTTTTTGCAGAACAGCACCGGTGCGGTGTTGTCGCCGCAGGACAGCTGGTTGCTGATTCGCAGTTTGAAGACCTTGCCGCTACGGCTGGAACGGCAGTGCGCTACGGCAGCTGAACTGGCTCGCTGGCTGGAACAGCAGCCGCAGGTGATGCAGGTCTATTACCCGGGCTTGCCCCAGCATCCCGGTCACCAGCTGATCCGCAGGCAGGCTACGGGGTTCGGGGCCATGGTCAGTTTTCGGGTGGATTCGCCGGTGCGGGCACGGGAGCTGCTGGAGCGGATCCGGCTGATCTCCTTTGCCGAAAGTCTGGGTGGTGTGGAATCGTTGTTGACCCTGCCGGCGGTGCAGACCCATGCCGATATTCCCCGGGAAGAACGGCTGCGGTTGGGGATCGATGACTGTCTGCTGCGGCTTTCCGTGGGAATCGAGGAGGCGGAAGATCTGCGCCACGATCTGGCTCAGGGGCTGGCCGGCTAA
- the cysK gene encoding cysteine synthase A → MNQVFQDNSLAIGRTPLVRLNRIVGSEGATVLAKIEGRNPAYSVKCRIGANMIWDAEKRGLLGAGKELIEPTSGNTGIALAFAAAARGIPITLTMPETMSIERRKVLKAFGAKLELTPGNKGMGGAIARAEEIAAADPERYLLLHQFNNPANPEIHQKTTGPEIWEATGGKVDVLIAGVGTGGTITGISRYFKQDRKYPLHSVAVEPEESPVISQHLRGESLIPGPHKIQGIGAGFIPATLDLEVVDQVEQVNSDDALAMARRLALEEGILSGISCGAAAAVAVRLAKRSEFKGKTIVVILPDSGERYLSSPLFADITA, encoded by the coding sequence ATGAATCAGGTGTTTCAGGATAATTCCCTTGCCATCGGGCGGACGCCGTTGGTGCGACTGAATCGGATCGTCGGGTCAGAAGGCGCGACGGTATTGGCTAAAATTGAAGGGCGGAATCCGGCTTACAGCGTCAAATGCCGGATCGGCGCCAACATGATCTGGGACGCAGAGAAGCGCGGGCTGCTGGGAGCGGGAAAAGAATTGATCGAGCCGACCAGCGGCAATACCGGCATCGCCCTGGCTTTTGCAGCGGCGGCCCGGGGGATTCCGATTACCCTGACCATGCCGGAAACCATGAGCATTGAGCGGCGCAAAGTCCTCAAAGCGTTCGGAGCCAAGCTGGAACTGACGCCTGGGAATAAAGGGATGGGCGGAGCCATTGCCCGGGCCGAAGAGATTGCCGCGGCCGATCCCGAGCGTTACCTGTTGCTGCACCAGTTCAACAACCCGGCTAACCCAGAGATCCATCAAAAAACCACCGGCCCGGAAATCTGGGAAGCGACCGGCGGGAAAGTCGACGTACTGATTGCCGGGGTCGGGACTGGCGGCACCATTACCGGGATTTCGCGCTATTTTAAACAGGACCGCAAATATCCACTCCACTCGGTCGCGGTTGAACCGGAGGAGAGTCCGGTTATCTCTCAGCATCTGCGCGGCGAATCGCTGATTCCCGGCCCCCACAAGATCCAGGGGATTGGCGCCGGTTTTATTCCGGCCACCCTCGATCTGGAGGTTGTCGATCAGGTCGAACAGGTGAACAGCGACGACGCGCTGGCCATGGCTCGTCGGCTAGCCCTCGAGGAGGGGATCCTCTCCGGGATCAGTTGTGGCGCAGCCGCAGCCGTTGCGGTGAGACTGGCAAAACGCAGTGAATTCAAAGGGAAGACCATTGTCGTGATCCTGCCCGATTCCGGGGAGCGGTACCTGTCTTCGCCATTGTTCGCAGATATTACCGCATAA
- a CDS encoding HAMP domain-containing protein, with protein sequence MMFKKISSKVTIYVNLILLVIMILGTFFICRNQSQVLENQVLERARVESILGAKMTGMILEEAIDNGILSSTAVFDTNYEEIPGFNPPKYHSKYDFYLDKALLEIEDEFLKDSSVIAATAIDRSAYLPTHNTRFQNPLTWDEKTDQLGNRTKQILTNEAGKKAAQNTKEGFTQKFILLREANNLGGLPEELQKLYQREAGQDAWDVASPILVKGKHWGNFRVAMSMVKTNEQKNILQLHIISTMLVILIVSFIAVRLIVNKSLSPLNELTERASELADGDVDEPIKVDSKDEIGHLADVLERLRISIKIAMDKLRKSSGA encoded by the coding sequence ATGATGTTTAAAAAAATCAGTAGCAAGGTTACGATCTATGTCAATCTGATCCTCCTGGTCATTATGATTCTGGGCACATTCTTTATCTGCCGGAACCAAAGCCAGGTCCTTGAGAACCAGGTGCTGGAGCGTGCCCGCGTGGAATCTATTCTGGGCGCCAAGATGACCGGCATGATTCTGGAAGAAGCCATTGATAACGGCATTCTCTCCTCCACCGCCGTTTTCGATACCAATTATGAAGAAATCCCGGGTTTCAACCCGCCCAAGTACCATTCCAAATATGACTTCTACCTGGACAAGGCACTCCTTGAAATTGAGGATGAATTCCTTAAGGATAGTAGTGTTATTGCAGCGACAGCCATCGATCGCAGTGCCTACCTGCCAACCCACAATACCAGGTTTCAAAACCCACTGACCTGGGATGAGAAAACAGACCAGCTGGGGAATCGAACCAAACAGATTCTAACCAACGAAGCCGGTAAAAAAGCCGCTCAGAACACCAAAGAAGGCTTTACCCAAAAGTTTATTTTGTTGCGCGAAGCAAATAACCTTGGCGGCTTGCCCGAGGAACTGCAAAAGCTGTATCAACGTGAGGCGGGACAGGATGCCTGGGATGTTGCCTCTCCGATCTTGGTCAAAGGAAAACACTGGGGCAATTTCCGGGTCGCCATGTCAATGGTCAAAACCAACGAGCAGAAAAACATCCTTCAGCTTCATATCATCAGTACCATGCTGGTGATTCTGATCGTTTCCTTCATTGCCGTGCGACTGATCGTCAACAAATCGCTGAGCCCGTTGAACGAACTGACCGAACGGGCCTCCGAACTGGCCGACGGGGATGTTGATGAGCCGATCAAGGTCGACAGCAAGGACGAAATCGGCCACCTCGCCGATGTGCTGGAGCGGTTGCGGATCAGTATCAAGATCGCCATGGATAAACTGCGTAAATCCAGCGGGGCCTGA
- a CDS encoding PstS family phosphate ABC transporter substrate-binding protein, protein MNKRLSIFSKGLALTLVLLTTSAGALFAAPIKVDVNLSDYVKVEGVAGNLSSVGSDTLNNMMTFWAEGFRKKYPNVNIQIEGKGSSTAPPALIEGTSQLGPMSRKMKNKEIQAFESKYGFKPTTIGVALDALAVFVNKDNTLKQLSMTQVDAIFSKTRKRGAAEDITTWGQLGLGGDWANMPISLYGRNSASGTYGFFKEHTLEKGDYKDTVKEQPGNASVVLGVTEDKGGIGYSGMGYVTSGVHALPISDKDGETAYQPNYDNVLSGKYPLGRMLYINVVKEPNKPLPTLVKEFITYVLSKEGQEVVVKDGFLPLPAAVAKKQLALID, encoded by the coding sequence ATGAACAAGCGTCTGAGCATTTTTTCCAAGGGCCTGGCCCTGACACTGGTCCTGCTGACCACTTCGGCAGGGGCTCTGTTTGCCGCCCCCATCAAGGTTGATGTCAACCTGTCCGATTACGTCAAGGTTGAAGGGGTTGCCGGTAACCTGAGCAGCGTCGGTTCCGATACCCTGAACAACATGATGACGTTCTGGGCGGAAGGATTCCGTAAAAAGTATCCCAACGTCAATATCCAGATCGAAGGCAAAGGCTCCAGTACCGCTCCGCCGGCGCTGATCGAAGGCACCAGCCAGCTCGGTCCCATGTCCCGGAAAATGAAGAATAAAGAAATCCAGGCTTTTGAATCCAAATACGGCTTCAAACCCACCACCATCGGCGTCGCTCTGGATGCCCTGGCCGTGTTCGTCAACAAGGACAATACCCTGAAACAATTGTCGATGACTCAGGTTGATGCAATCTTCTCCAAAACCCGCAAGCGTGGCGCCGCTGAAGACATCACCACCTGGGGTCAGCTCGGCCTGGGCGGCGACTGGGCCAATATGCCGATCAGCCTCTACGGTCGTAACTCAGCTTCCGGCACGTACGGTTTCTTCAAAGAGCACACTCTGGAAAAAGGCGACTACAAGGACACCGTCAAAGAGCAACCGGGTAACGCCTCGGTGGTTCTGGGTGTCACCGAAGATAAAGGCGGCATCGGCTACTCCGGTATGGGTTATGTCACTTCCGGTGTCCATGCCCTGCCCATTTCGGACAAAGACGGTGAAACCGCTTACCAACCGAACTACGACAATGTGCTGAGCGGCAAGTACCCCCTCGGGCGGATGCTTTACATCAACGTCGTCAAAGAGCCGAACAAGCCCCTGCCGACTCTGGTTAAAGAATTCATCACGTATGTCCTGTCCAAAGAAGGTCAAGAAGTTGTGGTCAAGGACGGCTTCCTGCCATTGCCCGCAGCTGTTGCCAAAAAACAGCTGGCTCTGATTGACTGA
- the pstA gene encoding phosphate ABC transporter permease PstA: protein MGKTKEMNKYWRVGEPMVWLSAAALSVTLLSAIVLLIVIMVNGLGVFWPSDLQELQLKNGSRLVGQLIQTIPTADESGLRRQYKIANRDLYGLDFRWIDEAQIVSEDTPANVLALERVEHGDFYGFLKSLQPPAGHPASATLAGLQQSLETVAKEKGDLSELDGKLKDISYRMEQIRLELLKYDYNKVPENDPDRIEAIQEQQGLKSEFSNLIEVQTSRTAKIRQAKALFVDANGQEKEVVLADIVQAYAPNQMSKLDKSLFYLKKLVELFVGQPRESNTEGGLFPAIFGTIMLIFVMSLFSFPLGVIAAIYLREYAKEGLLVRIVRIAVNNLAGIPSIVYGIFGLGFFIYGIGHTIDTLFFPERLPTPTFGTGGLLWASLTLALLTVPVVIVSTEEALGAIPREMREGSYALGATKFQTLVRILLPMASPGIMTGLILAMARAAGEVAPLMITGVVKLAPALPIDGHFPFLHLERKFMHLGFHIYDIGFQSPNVEAAKPMVFVTTLLLVMIVLLMSSVAIRLRNKMKKRYTFGTF, encoded by the coding sequence ATGGGCAAAACCAAGGAAATGAACAAATACTGGCGGGTCGGCGAGCCGATGGTCTGGCTTTCGGCAGCCGCTTTATCCGTGACTCTGCTCAGCGCCATCGTGCTATTGATCGTGATTATGGTCAACGGACTGGGAGTCTTCTGGCCCTCCGATCTGCAGGAACTGCAGCTTAAAAACGGCAGCCGCCTGGTTGGTCAGCTGATCCAGACCATCCCGACCGCGGATGAGAGCGGACTGCGCCGCCAGTACAAGATCGCCAACCGGGATCTCTACGGCCTTGATTTTCGCTGGATTGATGAGGCGCAGATCGTCAGCGAGGATACCCCGGCCAATGTCCTTGCCCTGGAGCGGGTCGAACATGGCGATTTTTACGGGTTTCTGAAATCACTCCAGCCCCCTGCCGGTCATCCGGCGTCTGCCACCCTGGCCGGTCTGCAACAGTCCCTGGAGACGGTGGCCAAGGAAAAAGGAGATCTGTCCGAGCTGGATGGCAAGCTCAAAGATATCAGCTACCGGATGGAGCAAATACGCCTTGAACTGCTCAAGTACGATTACAACAAAGTCCCCGAGAATGATCCTGACCGCATCGAGGCCATTCAGGAACAGCAGGGCCTGAAAAGCGAATTCTCCAACCTGATCGAGGTGCAGACCAGCAGAACCGCCAAAATCCGCCAGGCCAAGGCCCTGTTTGTCGATGCCAACGGCCAGGAAAAAGAAGTGGTCCTGGCCGATATCGTCCAGGCCTATGCGCCCAACCAGATGAGTAAACTCGATAAATCTTTGTTTTATCTCAAGAAACTGGTGGAACTGTTTGTCGGACAACCCCGCGAATCGAACACCGAGGGTGGCCTGTTTCCGGCCATCTTCGGCACGATCATGCTGATTTTTGTCATGAGCCTGTTCAGTTTTCCCCTTGGGGTTATCGCCGCCATCTACCTGCGCGAATACGCCAAGGAAGGTCTCCTGGTGCGCATTGTCCGCATCGCGGTTAACAACCTGGCCGGTATTCCGTCCATCGTCTACGGAATCTTCGGACTCGGCTTTTTCATCTACGGCATCGGTCACACCATAGACACCCTGTTTTTTCCGGAACGGCTGCCGACCCCAACCTTCGGCACCGGCGGACTGCTCTGGGCCAGTCTGACCCTGGCCCTGTTGACCGTGCCGGTGGTGATCGTCTCCACCGAAGAGGCCCTTGGCGCGATCCCTCGGGAAATGCGTGAGGGCTCTTATGCCCTGGGAGCGACCAAATTCCAGACCCTGGTGCGGATCCTGCTGCCCATGGCCTCACCGGGGATCATGACCGGGCTGATCCTGGCCATGGCCCGGGCGGCCGGCGAGGTGGCGCCGTTAATGATCACCGGGGTGGTCAAACTGGCCCCGGCGCTGCCCATCGACGGGCACTTCCCCTTCCTGCACCTGGAGCGCAAGTTCATGCACCTCGGCTTTCATATTTACGACATCGGTTTTCAATCGCCCAATGTCGAGGCAGCCAAGCCGATGGTTTTTGTCACCACCTTACTGTTGGTGATGATCGTGCTGCTGATGAGCAGTGTCGCTATCCGCCTGCGCAATAAGATGAAAAAGCGTTATACTTTTGGAACTTTCTAG
- a CDS encoding ABC transporter permease subunit codes for MNPAFLKKIKRNDRIAKWVITVGGMAIIFSVIFILILIAKVALPLFGSSEIRLVADFQVSGDTDPAKVMAVGIDEYRETGYAIDKTGTARFFNLKNGATLDSFQLNRDSAATQPVAVDTYGRLNHVLLWNDGSLTVEEVKFFPFFDEQNGNKRSIHHKIVHLADFPAPADGLPQTSLARVNEDGRRVRVDLRRDGTLQLVMVEEQESLLGATEEVEKTYQLDNDAAGKITALTMNTAGTKLFAGTDQGEILRWNLEDIDEPVLEETTRAFADNRKITALAMVYGGVSLAVGDSAGHLTTWFTVRDPDNGWKLTRIHNLKGHSGPIRRIIPTLHDKSVISYADDGIQISHMTSERFLGAIKHPQTISDFALSVRGDGLIGLTRQGHMAVWSLHIPHPEISLKTLFGKVWYEGYPAPDYVWQSSSGTDDYEAKLSLTPLIFGTLKGTFYAMLFALPLAIFGAIYTSQFARPKFKGIIKPAVEVMAAVPTVIIGFLAALWLAPLIERSLGSMFLSLILIPAALMVSIAIWQAARKIEPLKRVERGYEFLAVAPVLIMTVAFAAVLGSGLEHWLFNGNLKQWLFSEAGIRYDPRNCIIIAFAMGFAVIPIIFTIAEDSLSNVPPSLKAASLALGASRWQTVWRVILPSASPGIFAGTMIGFGRAVGETMIVLMATGNTAIMDWSIFNGMRPLSANIAVEIPEAPVDGSLYRTLFLSAVILFLMTFVVNTVAEIVRQRLRAKYGRF; via the coding sequence ATGAATCCAGCCTTTCTTAAAAAAATCAAGCGGAATGACCGGATCGCCAAGTGGGTTATTACCGTCGGTGGGATGGCGATCATTTTCAGCGTCATTTTCATTCTGATTCTGATCGCCAAAGTTGCCCTGCCGCTGTTCGGCTCGTCTGAAATCCGCCTGGTTGCGGATTTTCAAGTCTCTGGAGACACCGATCCCGCCAAGGTGATGGCGGTCGGCATCGATGAATACCGGGAAACCGGCTACGCCATCGACAAAACCGGAACGGCCCGCTTTTTTAATCTCAAGAACGGTGCCACGCTGGACAGTTTTCAGCTGAACCGGGATTCCGCCGCAACCCAACCGGTCGCGGTGGACACTTATGGGCGCCTCAATCATGTTCTGCTCTGGAATGACGGCAGTCTGACCGTGGAAGAGGTCAAGTTCTTCCCGTTTTTTGATGAACAGAACGGCAATAAGCGCAGCATTCACCACAAAATTGTCCATCTTGCCGACTTTCCGGCGCCGGCCGACGGTCTGCCGCAGACATCGCTGGCGCGGGTGAATGAAGATGGTCGCCGGGTGCGGGTTGACCTGCGGAGGGACGGCACCCTGCAGTTGGTGATGGTTGAAGAGCAGGAATCCTTGTTGGGGGCGACCGAGGAGGTCGAGAAAACCTACCAGCTCGACAACGATGCGGCCGGCAAGATCACCGCACTGACCATGAACACGGCCGGCACCAAGCTGTTTGCCGGAACCGACCAGGGTGAAATTTTGCGCTGGAATCTGGAAGACATCGATGAGCCGGTTCTGGAGGAAACCACCCGGGCCTTTGCGGATAACCGGAAAATTACCGCCCTGGCCATGGTCTACGGTGGGGTTTCCCTGGCCGTGGGTGACAGCGCAGGACATTTGACCACCTGGTTTACCGTGCGCGACCCGGACAACGGATGGAAGCTGACCAGAATCCATAATCTTAAAGGGCATAGCGGACCGATCCGCAGGATCATTCCGACCCTCCATGACAAGTCGGTGATCAGCTATGCCGATGACGGTATCCAGATCAGTCACATGACCAGTGAACGCTTTCTGGGGGCGATCAAGCATCCCCAGACTATCAGCGATTTTGCTTTAAGTGTCCGTGGCGATGGTCTGATCGGCCTGACCCGGCAGGGACATATGGCGGTCTGGTCGCTGCATATCCCGCATCCCGAAATCAGTCTCAAGACCTTGTTCGGCAAAGTCTGGTACGAAGGCTATCCGGCGCCGGATTATGTCTGGCAGTCCTCTTCCGGAACCGATGATTACGAGGCCAAACTGAGCCTGACCCCGCTGATTTTCGGCACCCTCAAGGGGACCTTTTACGCCATGCTTTTCGCGTTGCCGCTGGCGATCTTCGGAGCCATTTACACCAGTCAGTTCGCACGCCCTAAATTCAAGGGGATTATCAAGCCGGCAGTGGAGGTGATGGCCGCGGTGCCGACGGTTATCATCGGTTTCCTGGCCGCCCTGTGGCTGGCGCCGCTCATCGAGCGCTCCCTGGGCTCCATGTTCCTGAGCCTGATTCTGATCCCTGCGGCGCTCATGGTCAGCATTGCCATTTGGCAGGCGGCCCGTAAAATCGAGCCGCTGAAACGGGTCGAGCGCGGTTATGAATTCCTGGCTGTAGCGCCGGTGCTGATTATGACCGTGGCCTTTGCCGCGGTGCTGGGTTCGGGTCTTGAACACTGGCTGTTTAACGGCAACCTCAAGCAGTGGCTGTTCAGCGAAGCCGGAATCCGCTACGACCCGCGTAACTGTATCATTATCGCCTTTGCCATGGGCTTTGCGGTGATTCCGATTATTTTCACCATTGCCGAAGATTCCCTCTCCAATGTTCCGCCGAGTCTCAAGGCGGCCTCTCTGGCCCTCGGCGCCAGCCGTTGGCAAACGGTTTGGCGGGTGATTCTACCCTCGGCCAGCCCGGGTATTTTTGCCGGCACCATGATCGGCTTCGGCCGGGCGGTCGGGGAGACCATGATCGTGTTGATGGCCACCGGCAACACCGCTATCATGGACTGGAGTATTTTTAACGGGATGCGGCCGCTGTCGGCGAATATCGCAGTGGAAATACCGGAAGCGCCGGTGGACGGCTCCCTGTACCGGACCCTGTTTCTTTCGGCCGTGATTCTGTTTTTGATGACCTTTGTGGTCAATACCGTTGCCGAGATTGTCCGCCAACGTCTGCGGGCCAAGTACGGTCGTTTTTAG